A stretch of Lathyrus oleraceus cultivar Zhongwan6 chromosome 6, CAAS_Psat_ZW6_1.0, whole genome shotgun sequence DNA encodes these proteins:
- the LOC127095228 gene encoding E3 ubiquitin-protein ligase SIS3-like, protein MLKAVPTDCSECPICLEEFRVGNEVRGLPCAHNFHVECIDEWLRMNVKCPRCRCSVFPNLDLSALSNLRPDSERSSASVVTTTSYVRETNLYPAELPCIHHKQLPSLKSCCPEL, encoded by the coding sequence ATGTTAAAGGCTGTCCCTACTGATTGCAGTGAATGCCCCATCTGCTTAGAAGAGTTCCGTGTTGGGAATGAGGTTCGTGGCTTGCCTTGTGCACACAATTTTCATGTTGAATGCATTGACGAGTGGCTCAGGATGAATGTGAAATGTCCTCGGTGCCGTTGCTCAGTGTTCCCAAATCTTGATCTTAGTGCCCTGTCCAATCTTCGTCCAGACTCTGAACGATCTTCTGCCAGTGTTGTGACAACAACTAGCTATGTGAGAGAGACCAACCTTTACCCTGCTGAACTGCCCTGCATTCACCACAAACAGTTACCAAGTCTAAAATCCTGTTGTCCTGAACTATGA
- the LOC127095229 gene encoding benzaldehyde dehydrogenase, mitochondrial produces MEVEQGKTYLMRIINAALNDELFFAIAGHNMTVVEVDAVLHGSKGFYVQPTVFSNVQDDMLIAKEEIFGPVQSILKFKNTEEVIQRANNSNYGLAAGIFTENLNTANTLTRALKVGTVWVNCFNTYDAAIPFGGYKMSGQGREKGEYSIKNYLNVKAVVTPLKNPVWL; encoded by the exons ATGGAGGTAGAGCAAGGGAAGACATACCTCATGAGAATCATCAACGCTGCACTCAACGACGAGCTTTTCTTTGCCATTGCGGGTCACAACATGACAGTAGTGGAGGTTGATGCT GTACTTCATGGCAGCAAGGGCTTCTATGTTCAGCCTACTGTCTTCTCAAATGTTCAGGATGACATGCTGATTGCAAAGGAAGAGATATTTGGTCCAGTACAATCCATATTGAAATTCAAGAACACTGAAGAGGTAATTCAAAGAGCAAATAATTCAAACTATGGTCTTGCAGCAGGGATCTTCACAGAAAACTTAAACACTGCTAATACTTTGACAAGAGCACTGAAAGTTGGAACAGTTTGGGTAAACTGCTTTAATACATATGATGCTGCAATTCCTTTTGGTGGATATAAGATGAGTGGACAAGGCAGGGAAAAAGGAGAATACAGTATTAAGAACTACTTGAATGTGAAAGCTGTTGTTACTCCCTTGAAGAATCCAGTATGGCTTTGA